A stretch of Alligator mississippiensis isolate rAllMis1 chromosome 14, rAllMis1, whole genome shotgun sequence DNA encodes these proteins:
- the LOC132244756 gene encoding uncharacterized protein LOC132244756 has protein sequence MVTTFTTIHLFLLLTQATPEPSAEEDPLHRNSVLRMIEIWANATGPHPEGVTACIPKPAAIEDNVLEAYVTPLNIAKWFSEVRGPLCGTSICRVSGPIPCPGCQVVSFPDYTRIRGNKMAAYYWPSGQITEKNISSLNCRSWGLGSNKAEPTDCHRIPWGARKWGTDEDQVQFLPWQAHSLQPSWFLFLNSTPMPEGGWNVSRGVNLTIFHGTHQLLSAFFPLRQAEVRHLESRNLTHPYCTPKIQALWCRRKGLPTNAPRGLTWACNNDVLYTALPARFDGACFIASVELRPPLATNTSNPYPPWFAHTEARGKRSATTWSRMTYSQQVGKRFEWAMEGLFLWYVGIMRAREAIVKLAEEVEIGFNATNEALFLLNKQLQETSGMTTQNRLALDAMLLHNGGACKYLNLSDEYRCISIPNVTVPLTAQLELIKKAAKGANAIAKVSSGWPADLFFQFWWEFFLVSNVHTRPIINPVNTSIQLFIVCLRRMLCR, from the coding sequence ATGGTGACAACTTTCACCACCATCCACCTGTTCCTGCTCCTAACTCAAGCAACACCAGAGCCGAGCGCTGAGGAGGACCCGCTACATCGGAACTCTGTGCTCCGGATGATTGAAATCTGGGCGAATGCCACCGGCCCGCATCCAGAGGGGGTAACCGCTTGCATCCCGAAGCCTGCAGCAATCGAGGACAATGTTCTAGAGGCGTATGTTACTCCCCTTAATATCGCAAAATGGTTTTCAGAGGTACGAGGACCATTGTGCGGAACCTCTATTTGTAGAGTCAGTGGTCCCATACCTTGCCCAGGTTGCCAAGTAGTTTCTTTTCCCGACTATACACGCATAAGAGGGAATAAAATGGCGGCGTACTACTGGCCGTCAGGTCAGATAACGGAGAAAAACATCTCTAGCCTAAACTGTAGGAGTTGGGGACTAGGGAGTAACAAAGCAGAGCCAACTGATTGTCATCGTATCCCCTGGGGGGCTCGAAAGTGGGGCACCGACGAAGATCAAGTGCAATTCCTACCATGGCAAGCCCATAGTCTCCAACCTTCATGGTTCCTTTTCCTTAATAGCACTCCCATGCCAGAGGGAGGGTGGAATGTAAGCAGAGGGGTAAATCTCACTATTTTCCACGGGACACATCAGCTGTTAAGTGCCTTCTTCCCATTGAGACAAGCGGAAGTGCGGCATTTAGAAAGCCGCAACCTAACGCACCCCTACTGCACACCTAAAATCCAGGCCCTTTGGTGCCGTAGAAAGGGGCTACCGACCAACGCACCCCGAGGACTCACGTGGGCATGTAACAACGATGTACTATATACTGCTCTACCTGCTCGCTTTGATGGGGCTTGCTTTATTGCCAGCGTAGAACTCCGCCCACCTCTTGCTACAAACACTTCCAACCCATACCCTCCCTGGTTCGCACACACTGAGGCCAGGGGAAAACGCTCCGCTACCACTTGGTCCAGAATGACCTATAGCCAACAAGTAGGCAAACGTTTTGAATGGGCAATGGAAGGGTTGTTCCTTTGGTATGTAGGAATCATGAGAGCTCGGGAGGCCATTGTAAAATTAGCAGAGGAAGTAGAAATAGGCTTCAATGCCACCAATGAAGCTCTATTCCTGCTAAACAAGCAGTTACAAGAAACCTCAGGGATGACTACGCAAAATCGACTTGCCCTCGATGCTATGTTACTTCATAATGGAGGAGCATGCAAATACCTAAATTTATCTGATGAGTATCGCTGTATTTCAATTCCTAATGTGACCGTACCGCTTACGGCTCAACTGGAGTTAATTAAAAAGGCCGCTAAAGGTGCTAATGCCATAGCGAAAGTAAGCAGTGGTTGGCCCGCGGacctttttttccagttttggtgggAGTTTTTCCTCGTTAGCAATGTGCATACTCGCCCCATTATTAACCCTGTGAATACCTCTATTCAGTTGTTTATTGTGTGTTTGCGTAGGATGTTGTGTCGTTGA